A window of Plasmodium vivax scf_6645 genomic scaffold, whole genome shotgun sequence genomic DNA:
TCGTTTACAATTTTTCTTATCTCAAAATTGgaatttttatcaaaatcTACATTATCACAAAATGTTGCTTCTTGGTAACTCACATATTTGGTACTAATTTGATAATCCAAATTTTCATAAACATCTAAATAGTCGAAAACATCATACTAAggaaaaaagttaaatatatatatacgttaaaaaatatttatacgcacaaatattatgtaaagtttaagtattattataatatttacataataaactattaataataatgttattgtaataattaatttatattataatttttgtacattttataatactGATTGagtaatgcatttttttattatactgcgaataaaaaaatacgaattgCTAAATGCtatgaaaattaattttgtctTACCTTAGTAATTAAGGCTATGTATAATAAGCATGCACACCATGAATTTTTGGCTTCACATCCCCAAAATGATCATTTGCTcgcatttatatttaatgattaaaaaattttaccaatTATATTACCTAATTtgtaacacatttttatgtttgtcaaaaggtaaaaataaatatgagtATAATTAGGAtttaataacattaaaaaattaattcagtGTGTGTATATTTGGTGGTTAAAACAAGTACTAATCAATAAACATTTAACAATTGACTGTATTGGCGACAAGCGGTGTGTACAGAATGCAATTCATAAATTTTCAAACAAaaggagtaaaaaataaatacagcaaaaaagcaacaaaaaaacaccatttaaggaaaaaaaggtaatcaaatttaataactatttttaaaataaaaaaagagagttaCTGAAGGAAGAAAGCACCACGAATTTATATGGCATTTCTTACATTGTCTATTCTACTGCCTTAAGGTCTTCAATATAACGTTATAAAAGAATATGGTTTCCGCCTATCTTTAAATATTCAATTGTTGCATATTCTTCTCGTCAAAAATGTCttattatgttttaatatgaatattttttttacattaaaaatgttttgaatTATAATCAGTGTGTTACACTTTCGGAGAAGTAATACAAATGATTACTATATTTCCAAGAGTACTACACTGTTTcgcaattttatatatattttaagtgTAAATTTGTTTGTATATAAGCTTTTAATTAGAAAAAGTTATTTCTGCGTATTAATTAAGCAGTATCTTTTATTTGGAGTAATTAAtacaaattttgtaattGCGTTATTTGTATCATGATATATGAACGATAAACCAATTCAATTCTTTTGactcattaatttttttattgccacATTTTATGTAGATGCTATGTTCGGATAACGCTTTGGCAATAACCCATGTgttatttgcattttcttttaaaccAGCTGTTTTTCTTAGATGTGTTATGCTtgcatttattaaatatagtTATAGAGTGAATAATGCTTGCTATGCTTATGTTCCTTTCTGTGTTAATCATCTGATGTGGAACGAAATGCATTAGTCTAGTTCATATGACGAAGGATGATAAGCTATATTCATTCGATTATTTGGAAAATCTTCATTATAATACTCCGGATAATAATCTGAGTATTGTTCCCTGTATCCTGGATCGTAAAAATTAGGGATATATTGGTTGTTCCTTCTATTTCTTCCAAAGAGAGATCCAACTGGGGTATACTAATATTAAAgtgaaaatttgaagaattttaaaatgtaacattttgattgaaatgatttttatttataagtattataattattgaagtgcaatttaaaaagtttgaGTGCAATTTTTGATACCTTTAATAGTAAATATAATGCACCCATACCACCGGATACACCAAGAACAGGCACCGGTTCAACAGCTCCTAAAACGTTAGAAACGGCACCTTTTATCGTTCCCATGATCGTTCCTGTGTCAAATGTGGACTGCATTGAACCTGCTGGTGGATCAACTTCCTGTAGGGAAGTATATTCTTCGTCTTCGTTAAAAGGATCTACATCACGTTCTAGTTGATATCTTTCTTCATCTTGTGGTTCTTGTCGTAGTTCTGATTCTGTTTCTGTTAATCCTTTTGGCCCTCCGTATTCGTCTGCTTCTGAAGATTCTAATGGATCTGATTGTTCTAATGATGGTAGTGGTAATAGTAGTGGTAGTGGTCGTGGAGATTGTTCTTGGGGTACTGATAATGTTCGTTCACTCTCTCCCCCCGCTGGTTTTTCCAATCCTTTTGCTTGTGATAAAGAAACTGAAACAGSAGTTGGGGTAGGTGTTTGTACAGAGTTTCTATCATGTACACGTGATGAAGGAGCTGTAACGAGGGGTCGGGTATGTGTTTCTCCAGGGGATCTACCATGTGCTTGTGGTAAAGAAGCTGAAACGGGGTTTGTGGGACGTGTTTCTACAGAGATTCCACGATGTACTTGTGGTGAAGAAACTGAAGAGTGTTTTGGGGGACGTGCTTCTCCAGAGATTCCACGATATGCATGTGCTGTTACCtccttttgttcttcacGAGGTGGAtcgatttttaaaataaatgaatcaAAAGTGTTCTTTTCACATATATCTTTAGCAACTAATTTATCTCTTTCGATTACTCCTCTTAGATTTGTTAacatattacataatttattGTCTTTCTCATATTCCCGCATCATACTTTCATACTTCTTAGCTAAATCACTAATGCTTCTACATAATGTTGAACTATCCTCATGTTCTTTGAGTTCTGTGAAATAATCGTAcaaatcatataattttttcattttttgaaatgaaTCAGTGTCCATATAGCTTAATTTCGATATGCAATTAAACGGACCATCTGAAGCTTTAGGGTCACGTTGCATAAATTcatcaaaaaatttaaacttttctttatttacaCCATACTCTGAATCTCTTACTGTTTTATTTAACCAgtagttaatataattacaacatttttctttaccatATTCCAAGAAACTATGGTTACGACTGATAAACTTCTTTAACTCATAAAAGGTCTTATATAACAGTTTCTCCTTTGTTGGTGTATTACGTATGTCTTTTATTAAAGCGTTTACAAAACTAATATTAAATTCGTCTGTTGGTGTATAAacaaatgatttttttactatatagTAGTCTTGGTATTTGATATACTGAAGTTGAGAAAGATcgattaaaatatatgtaaagaTAAAAACATAGCAGTATGATATAAATTTGATCTTTGTCTAATGCGtataaatcatttaaataaatggtcattatatatattctccatgaaaaaagaagtttaCCTGTGGGTTTGTTGCCATTGTGTtttgaagaaagaaatttaaataatatataaaaatcggatcatgtataatataatatcatatatCGTTTACTGCAATATCAGAATGAAAcgcaaatgtttttttaattcaatcgtatacatatattacgAAACAGTTGATGGTTTATCTGTTTATGCCTTTAAAATACTGTCTAATATTAAGTCTTTGCTAATACGTATTAACgtaattttctatatattatattttgcgCCTATAATTgtgttaatttaaaatatatataatgatatacaTCTCGGTTGATCAGCTTATCCTTAGAAAAT
This region includes:
- a CDS encoding variable surface protein Vir28-like (encoded by transcript PVX_018655A) translates to MATNPQYIKYQDYYIVKKSFVYTPTDEFNISFVNALIKDIRNTPTKEKLLYKTFYELKKFISRNHSFLEYGKEKCCNYINYWLNKTVRDSEYGVNKEKFKFFDEFMQRDPKASDGPFNCISKLSYMDTDSFQKMKKLYDLYDYFTELKEHEDSSTLCRSISDLAKKYESMMREYEKDNKLCNMLTNLRGVIERDKLVAKDICEKNTFDSFILKIDPPREEQKEVTAHAYRGISGEARPPKHSSVSSPQVHRGISVETRPTNPVSASLPQAHGRSPGETHTRPLVTAPSSRVHDRNSVQTPTPTXVSVSLSQAKGLEKPAGGESERTLSVPQEQSPRPLPLLLPLPSLEQSDPLESSEADEYGGPKGLTETESELRQEPQDEERYQLERDVDPFNEDEEYTSLQEVDPPAGSMQSTFDTGTIMGTIKGAVSNVLGAVEPVPVLGVSGGMGALYLLLKYTPVGSLFGRNRRNNQYIPNFYDPGYREQYSDYYPEYYNEDFPNNRMNIAYHPSSYELD